CACAATATACTTTTTCTCATCTAGTGATGAAGCCCGCATGGCAGTGCGGGCTTTTTTATATTTTGTTATACTGCGCAAATGCTAAAAATCTACCTCGCACGGCACGGGCAAAATGTGGATAACCAGAACGGAATCCTCAACGGTCATAGGGACGAGCCTCTGACCGAGAAAGGTATCGAGCAGGCACATGAGATTGCGGACAAAATCAAAGATGCCGAGATAATTTTCGACGCAGTATTTAGCTCGCCACTTTCGCGCGCATTTCAAACAGCCCAAGTGATTGTTGAAACAGTGGGGGCGCCTGAGCCGCTAAAAGATGAGTTGCTCATCGAACGCGATTTTGGAATTATGACAGGGCGAATGGTCTCGGAAATTGAATCAATATGCGCGCCAGATATTATTAAAACCGAGACCGTTATCTACTTTTTGGATCCAGAAGGCGCCGAGACATTTCCCGACCTTATGGCGAGAGGGGCGCTGGTTCTCGACAAAATTAACAAAAATCATCAATTGGGCAATGTACTACTCGTATGCCATGGAGATATTGGTAAGATGATCTATGCTAAATATTACAATTTAGATTGGCAAACAACACTGACGCAGTTTGAGTTCCGTAACTGTGACATGCTGCTCCTCTCACCAGATTCACCAGCGGAAACTGCGCATGCGTTTAAAATTGAATAGCAGAAATAACTAGTAATTTGGTATAATGTCGTGAACATGAGATTAGAACGATTCGAGCCTGCAGGGTTACAACTCCTGGGAGAGGGTGTTGAGAAAAAAGTTTTTGTTGGCCCTAAAAACGAAAAGGGTATTATTTCTGTGAGAAAGGAGTGGATGGACAAAGAAACACCTCGCCAGCTAAAGGGTAGATACTATCTTACTAAAATAGCCCACTTGCTTCTGCCTCGGAACATACCAGATATTCACCAAGTTAGAGAAGCTACTGACGGCAAGCAGGCGGTTGATTCTGAGCGCATTTCGCACTCAGCAGGGCAAGCACTATTGCAGAGAATGCGCCGATCTGGCAAAGATGAAGAACCCGCCAGGAAACAAATTATTAGTGAGATGGGGGCAGAAGCGGGTAAATTAGACCTAGAACTCGAACGCATCGGACTAGGTTTCAGTATTGATTCAAACGCGGGCAACTATACCAAAAATGAAAAAGGCGATGTTTATTATCTTGAGACTTTTGAATCTTGGTGGATAAATTCTACAAAGAAAGATGTGGAGGTGTTGTTTGATGAGGAGGCGCTTAGAGATGCGATCAATGCACTTTCTGACGAAGTGGTAAAAAGAAAATCCACACACTATCTTGATAGGCTACTGGTGCTAATGGAAGAAGAGAAACAAGAGTTGCAAGCACAAGCAGAAGCTGGCTTGGCCGCTCTTGCCTCGCAAGTTGAAGAAATTGAGTCGATGTTCTCTCCTGTTATGAATGATGAAATTCTCGCAACACTGTATCTTACCAAGACGGCCGAGGAGGCAATGAATAGCGAAGTGAGAAAGTCGGCAAGAAAGGTACGAGATGATATTTTTGCTAAACTGCAAGTTCTAAAAGATGAGATTCCAGGCGAGGAGTATGACCGATTAAAGGAGCAGTTTCTGACCCTTTCTCGGGCCATCGGAACGATTAACATGGGTATAGTGGACCACACCAGGTAATCTTGTTTTTTGGGTGGGATGAGTTCAATGAATTTTGTATCGTAAAAAAGCTGTTGCTACTGTTTGACACAGGTACTCTTTGAGCGCATTGTTAGGTGAGAAGGAGGCATCGATGAGACTCGATTTGTACATATATAACTACAACGAGCTCGCGTGCTCGTTGGTTTTGGAGAATTTTGATCCGCAAAGAGTGGAAGGCATTGCCGTAAATTTTGACGATCCCAAAGTAATATTTACTCCAGGCACGTGGCAGAAGCGCCCAGAGGGAGATTATTACTTTGTCTTTCATTCGCTGCGCAAAGACGGAGAAGGCTATTATGCAGAACATGAGTTTGCATATTGGGAGCCAAAGAGCGATTGTTAAAAACCCACACAGCTGTGTGGGTTTTTTGTTTACAGAGATTCGATTTTTGACAGTAGGTCATCCCAATCTTTTGCACGGCCAATTTCCATTGGAACTTCTTCATCGAGGTTGTACGGTTGGTCAAAAAGGAATAATTTGGGGACATACTTAATAAGTCCGACCAAATTTTTCGCATCGTCCTCCACAAAGATATCCAAATCTTTTGCTGACTGTGCTTTTGATACTCCATAACCGACACAAGTGAGAGGGACATTAATAGAATGTTTTGCGAGCCACGATTCAATGTGCTCCCGACCTTCAGGGAAGCGGGCAGTAATAATTTCTAGTTTGTGTCCGCTCTTTATTAGTGCGTTCATCGACTCTATTGATTTCGAAATTGCGGGAGTCTCAACGAGCCAAGAATAGTTATCGTATATTTCTCTTCTCAGTA
The Candidatus Paceibacterota bacterium DNA segment above includes these coding regions:
- a CDS encoding histidine phosphatase family protein gives rise to the protein MLKIYLARHGQNVDNQNGILNGHRDEPLTEKGIEQAHEIADKIKDAEIIFDAVFSSPLSRAFQTAQVIVETVGAPEPLKDELLIERDFGIMTGRMVSEIESICAPDIIKTETVIYFLDPEGAETFPDLMARGALVLDKINKNHQLGNVLLVCHGDIGKMIYAKYYNLDWQTTLTQFEFRNCDMLLLSPDSPAETAHAFKIE